The DNA window gcaaaaaaaacaatcatttccGTAATCCTATATGTAAATGAATGTCAATCTATAATGGTTGCTAATttatgatgtgatgattgatttcatatataatcgaaatgaaaccaaatcgatttgaatgaaCGAGAAAGTGTGTTTCCTATATGTGAAAACCATGGCCGACatataattgaaatgatttttttttctttgtctaTGTTCTAGATTATGGCTGGAAATTATTGAACCGAACATATCCATCATTGCAATCGCTAACATTACGACAATGTCATTTGAATGAACGACAATTGACCAATGTGATACAATATTGTTCTTCGGTTAGCTATTTGGATATTTCCGATAATAAAAGGTTGGGCAAATCGGTTCGTTATTTGGGGGCAAATATCGAATGTCTAATATGTGGTAATCTAGCTGAAggtgaatcaattgaaactATTCTAGCAAATGTTGCATTTGGCTATGGAAGAAATGTTCGTTTTCTTTCCGTTTTTGGCCCACTTGGTTCATTGAAAGTTTTTCAAGAATTCAACCGACTCACTGAATTGGAATTGCATTTtcatactgatgatgatcaaacaacATGGCTATCGGATATTGGCCTGCTATCACTGAATAGTCTTGTATTGGAACAGATTCGTAGCTATGAAAGTCCATCGACATTAAATCATCAGCAATTTGAACAAATGTTGAGACGATCAAAAAATCTACAACGATTACAGATAATTGGTGATTTTGATTGGAATCTACGTCTCAATGATCTATCATTACGATCGTTGAATGAACAATGCCCAAAGCTCAAAGAGCTCACATTGATCGGTATGTAATAGTTTCATGAATCCACTGGAAATTCTAAAATTCCTGTTCATTTATAGGAAATGGATCCATCACCGATTATGGTCTGTTGAATCTTCGTCACATTCCATTGACACTGCTAAGTCTGGCATCATTTAATTCGATAACCGATTATTCAGTGACAACATTGATTCGACAAATACCAACATTAAAAACAATCATATTGGTCGATATGCCACATACAACTAATCGTGTTATTGATAAAACTATTGATATTTGTAATGAACAACCAGATCGAATCGTGGATTTAACATTCAGTGATGAACGAATACATCGTcgtattgaaaaacaaactaatgatgatgatgataataatcgatatcCATCGAATCTACATATTCATTTCGATAGTCATATCTGTGGTAAACAAGTAATCGATTCAGAACCAAGTGatttacaaatgatgatagtcattttaatttcaacattAATATTAGCCATGACATTATTGACGACAATTGTTGTAATTCTTGTTCCATTATCAATGTTATTAATCATGGCTAATGAATATATTGGCCAAAATTGGCTATCAGTTGTCGATTTAGAAATATTTCGCCGTTTTCTATCagaatatcatcaaaatcgaagctgatgtaataataataataataataatcattttattttattgtgaTAAATTCGAtattcatcgatttttttcaaaattgtgATTAAAAACTACAAAATCAGCCCATCATTTCACCAAGAGCTCGAATAAACCATCACGAGTTGATGGATGAAGCTTTGTTTGCTTCAATCGCCTCTTTAACGAATACCAAATGGGCTCATATCTGGGATTTGCGTAACCCACtccaattttttgattttggacGTTTTAATCCATTCTTGTGACTTTTTCGCCATATGGCATGGCGCTCCATCTTCCTGGGACAAGAAGTTCCTTTTTgtaactttatttttttttatcacggAAGATGGGAAATAGTGTGGATTTCAGAATATTGATATATTGCTCACTATTCACTCTATTGGAGCAGAGTCTTAACTCTGATCTCCCAATATGCCTATTTTCAAgaaataattattaaaacatgcaaaaaaaagaaaaaaaatcttaccATATAGCCCCCCAAACCATTGTTGTGCTTAACCGTGGCTTGAAGCCTCTTGGCTTGGTATGCCTGATTCTTCTTGCGATATACGAATGTGCGATAAGCATCGTTAAACTGGGAAAATCGACATTCGTCGGAAAAATTacttttttccaataatcaACTGGCATTTCAGCCATTTTATTGGCCCATAAACGACGcttgttttttgatgatttaaaattaaaaaaaaatggacgatgatgaagcaatgaatgatggaatgaaatgaaatagaatgaaaaatgaaatgagatgAAAATAGTTCGAATTCAATTCGAAATTCGAATttggaatcaaaatcatcaaatacataCTCACAAAGgcacacaaaatgaaaaccacGTGCCACATGTATtatcacaataatcaattcgaaaaattcgaattcgaactCTTTCTATGTTCTATTGAATGACTGCACCATCTATTGGATGCAAAAGCTGCAACAAGCTTTAGATAGATAGAATATAGATAAATgtcatatatatttattaaatgtagaaatcattaattataaaacttttttgcaaaaaaaaaaaaaaaaaaaattaattggtTAATTGATTTAAAGTTCGATATTGTTGgatgttttgaaaatattattacaatGATCGAAACGAAGtgcaaaaatgaaaaacataaatGTCAATGATATGACCATTGTAACGGCATACAATGCAATTGCCCATGGTCGTCGTTGATTGATGACATTGATATTGTTACTATAAGCAAATGCACTAATGCATTTATCTTCTTTCAGTAATGTGGATTTATTATCGCTGGCCAGCAATAATTCGGCTTTAAATGATTTTGGATTACGGCGTGCATTTCGGAACCAAAGTATCAACCAAACAGCGATCGATACGATATGAATCAATCGGATTAAGCCCAacatataatcaataaaaccATGTAAATGCATCGGTGGTGTCAGCTGTTCAATCCATGGTTGCATAACATATGAATCGAATGGAAAGAATAAAAGACAACGTGATGATTCCACTAATGGTCCAATCGATCTGTAAATAATAGATTGTGATTAGATTTActgatcaatgaaaaaaatttgattcaatgtaATTACCGTCGATCAAATATGGTGCCAAATGATGTCAATGCAAATAGTACATagaacatgatgatcattgcaTTCAGTGGTGAATTACGGACCAATGGATGATCGGTGATAATATAGAAACCCATTGCAATAATAAAACTATGCAACATAACATAGAATGATTCCCAGAATGATATTTCACAATCATAACGTTCAATTGGTGCATGAATATCAACAGGTGGAATATCGGACAATAATCCAGTTCGTGGTTTTCCTATgttcaaaacaaattgaatcgaatcatcatcattattaatggacatgacaaatgaaaatagagCAAACACATACCTGGTGCCCATCCTGGTCCATAGAATAATGCTTTCATTTTATCaccaaatgaattcattgatttgaattttttccatacagaatcataataataataaaaatgcaaTGTAATCGTATCGAATGTTTCATATGGTTTTTCTGTGGTgccaaaaacaattttttcttcttcagcTTGATAGGTGCCGAATATGCGATCAAAAACCATCAATAGTGCACcataatttttatcaatacaCCATGGATTTTTACCATGATGTACACGATGTTGTCGTGGTGTATTGATAATGTATTCGATTGGACCTAAATGTGATACAACTTCGGTATGGAGCCAAACTTGAtagatcaatgaaaattgcaTATGTACCAATAGGATTGGTGGCGGTACAAACAATGCCAATGGTGTTGGGAAAAACTATAAACgacaaaaacgaaacattatggatcaatcaatcaattaatgtaATGTAATCTATGTACATACCTCATAGATGACCAAATCAACAACTGTATCACGTAATGTAACAGAAACATCAACTTCAACGgcattatgatgaaattgatggcTTGCCCAGAATATATTAATTTCATGTAATGAACGATGTACCCAATAGTAGACAAACTCTaccgataataatgatatgaaCCATGTGGATACACAATTTTTGGGCAAATCAACGATACGATAATTATCATAAAGAAAAtagaataatttcatcaccaCACCCAATAATGCTACACGGACGGCTACAAATATGAGACCAGCACCAATATTGACGATTACATCGCTTAAACGTGAAAAACGTTTACGTTGCATTAGACGTatcatttgttcaataatgACCAATACACCAAATATTGGAAATATCTAAAccaaatttaattgaaaattgaattgaatttcaatcatcgtgaaaattgaatataacaTGGAAACACTTACCTGCACTTCATAATTGggaacatcatcaacattcataAATATCGATGAATTTGGTTTAACATAATAAAACATCCAGCCAAGTTGTTCAACAAGACCTTGTGCCATAAGCGATgtacaatgatgaaatgcaTCAGTATGATCGTTAGTGGTGgttatattattatgattaacaGCTGCAATTGGTGCCGGTATTGAACCGATAATTGAATCACtgttggatgatgatggcggtgGTACAAccatgattgatttttatttattgatagAACAAGTACGGATATagaaatttattgaaaaaaagaagctgAAAtggagtgagagagagagaaaaaagaatttagtgaaaaaatttccagaaTTTTCAAAAGTGTATCATGTTTGGTCACATAATTGGGTATTTATCGTtggaatcagaaaaaaaacagaaaaaaaaattgattggtcAGCAATCCACAATAActaacgaatgaatgaagacaacaaaacacaaaaaaagtgATCAAAGTTTGCAATGTGTTTTTATATAACCTAGTAAACAAGAAACAAGTTTCAATGGcaaagaaattgatgatgatcattgatcatgattCAAGATCAAGATCGATAAATAACACgatgagaaagagagagcGAGGATAGTTCACATTATGTGGACAGGCTCTTTTTTTAACACTGATGTAATTAATGTGCAGTGGC is part of the Dermatophagoides farinae isolate YC_2012a chromosome 9, ASM2471394v1, whole genome shotgun sequence genome and encodes:
- the LOC124497444 gene encoding alkylglycerol monooxygenase → MVVPPPSSSNSDSIIGSIPAPIAAVNHNNITTTNDHTDAFHHCTSLMAQGLVEQLGWMFYYVKPNSSIFMNVDDVPNYEVQIFPIFGVLVIIEQMIRLMQRKRFSRLSDVIVNIGAGLIFVAVRVALLGVVMKLFYFLYDNYRIVDLPKNCVSTWFISLLSVEFVYYWVHRSLHEINIFWASHQFHHNAVEVDVSVTLRDTVVDLVIYEFFPTPLALFVPPPILLVHMQFSLIYQVWLHTEVVSHLGPIEYIINTPRQHRVHHGKNPWCIDKNYGALLMVFDRIFGTYQAEEEKIVFGTTEKPYETFDTITLHFYYYYDSVWKKFKSMNSFGDKMKALFYGPGWAPGKPRTGLLSDIPPVDIHAPIERYDCEISFWESFYVMLHSFIIAMGFYIITDHPLVRNSPLNAMIIMFYVLFALTSFGTIFDRRSIGPLVESSRCLLFFPFDSYVMQPWIEQLTPPMHLHGFIDYMLGLIRLIHIVSIAVWLILWFRNARRNPKSFKAELLLASDNKSTLLKEDKCISAFAYSNNINVINQRRPWAIALYAVTMVISLTFMFFIFALRFDHCNNIFKTSNNIEL
- the LOC124497699 gene encoding uncharacterized protein LOC124497699, yielding MVHSNSNVFHGNGKRPSSVTRMLNCSKMSYSDCAHYSYERKSTTTKIMTMMILNQDCLISIFEHLSMMERLKCRSVCQQWKQAVDKMAIGENSLEIYAVHPYLAMDARQKSGLIDQDEQNQQQQLINQQRRFKPWFIEYIIYQWSKFGENLISVEPIENISDDDDNDDTDSDDNDRIQFNDIINSKSYIWPYSSPFSTNFESSSLPNLNDILSSHYYWNYAFCATSSLFSTFVATKSKEITHKFSHSFCQCRCKNRFKYSIILDQQSCCLMKMNNLLQRFPNIHHLHMKNVNELNDIILALITQHCHHLRHLSFVNCQQQFSTITTTILTANDHHQPTPPPPPPSPLSIQQQQQKDSSNNQNNDNSLNEPQQQQCEPFLSLNKNCLIDYGWKLLNRTYPSLQSLTLRQCHLNERQLTNVIQYCSSVSYLDISDNKRLGKSVRYLGANIECLICGNLAEGESIETILANVAFGYGRNVRFLSVFGPLGSLKVFQEFNRLTELELHFHTDDDQTTWLSDIGLLSLNSLVLEQIRSYESPSTLNHQQFEQMLRRSKNLQRLQIIGDFDWNLRLNDLSLRSLNEQCPKLKELTLIGNGSITDYGLLNLRHIPLTLLSLASFNSITDYSVTTLIRQIPTLKTIILVDMPHTTNRVIDKTIDICNEQPDRIVDLTFSDERIHRRIEKQTNDDDDNNRYPSNLHIHFDSHICGKQVIDSEPSDLQMMIVILISTLILAMTLLTTIVVILVPLSMLLIMANEYIGQNWLSVVDLEIFRRFLSEYHQNRS